The Seriola aureovittata isolate HTS-2021-v1 ecotype China chromosome 7, ASM2101889v1, whole genome shotgun sequence genome includes the window tattgactttttttttttacattaaagcaAGGGTATATTAAACTTAAAACTTTGCAGAGAATTAAATCACTTCTCTCACTCAGACTTGGGGTGGAAGGTGGTGTCAAAGcttgaatggaaatgtgaaactaaaaatGCAAAGTAGACAAGAGAAAAGTTTCATTCCTGCAGCAGTTACAGCTTAAGTTGCATAGCTTAACTATTACCCAAAAGGAGGCCAGAGgttcagtttgaaaaaaaaaaaaaagacttaaatgaaagaaaactaaAAGCAGTGTTTTTGCTTGTACTGGTTAAGCCTTGCGTTTTCCTCActcataaatatgtaaaaccttttgttttgttttcccccCACTTTTCTCCCTCCCCTAAGAGCACTTCATGTTCTGTAAAATGAAATTGGACAAAAAAGGTCCACTGTATGAATAAGTCAAAAGAGTGACTGTGCTTATGAGTGGTGATTAAAACAACACCACAAATTGACTACATTACCGTACCCTACTGAgaatatatatactgtagctgTGCCGGGGCATTACATGAAGTCCTACATTCTTGCCCCAAttacagcacaaaacaaatAGCTGGTCTTGCAcgggagcagcagagagaacgTTGAACTGGtttcacaccacacacattcatatgttAATAGGTCAACTGCATGCCAGGGatgtttttcagtcatttctggGCCTGCTCACTGTGGCTGGAGTACCTGTAGGCAACCTGATCGCAACTGGACTGGAAAACACTTGAATAATTAACCTGTTTGAACCGGTTGCCAGGGAGGCAGGAGTGGCCTGTTAGCTTGTTTAATGTAACAAGCTACAGATTTTACAGTACAGGCCTACATGGGAGTGGTTCACTGAGGGAAAACTTACAAAATATATCAGCCAGCACAGGTTAAAACGATTTTTCTTTCGCGTTTCTTCCCAGTTTCAgttgtttcagctcagttctcTGTGTGTACATTAAGAGCTGTGTCCAGGCCCATTTTTCTCTGCTGAACTGTAACTAATACAAGATGATGTGCggacagagggaagaaaggGAGCAGGGGGGGACGTTGAGGAGGAGAAGGGTAGCTTTAGGGGACAGAGTAGCAAGGACTGACTGGAATAGTGACTCAGTTTAAAAAGACGAGAAAACCACTATAAAGGCCGCTGACAGGCACCTGCGGAAAACACCTTGCTCCACAGAGCCACACCTTAGCAAAACTAAACATGGCGTGTGAGTCACACACCGAAACTCAGGTCAAAGAGCGATACAGCTGGTGCGAGAGAATGCGGAACACAGAAAGAGGTAGTAGATGAAACCAACTCATTTCACGTGAGTGTGAATAAATCTCTTCAGAAATTTTAAGGGttataatttcaaaaaaactCGCCAGTACAGCGACCGAGGGAACCACCTGCCGGATTTTCTGCTCCCGTCACCGCCCAGACAGGTGGCAGGCGAATTTAAATTTGTGTCAGCATTAATTAATAAAGCCCTGAGAAGAAATTAAAGGCAAATGTGCTTCTGGCAATGAGCTGAAATTAGTTTTTGAATAAGTCATAAATTCTTACCTTGTTCTGTAAGTATCGACGCGACCAAGCAGAGCAGTCCGATCATTTTTGTGCAGTCATGCCAATTTCGGGCGTCATGTCTCGCCATGGTTGATTACGGTCCTCTTTATGGAACCTGGCGTTCAGTCTCTCCGATAACAATGATAAGATCgaaacagcagcttcagatgCGGGTCAgtttctgtgtaaaaatctCACTCatacaaggaagaaaaaaacttgTTTGGCTACAGGACAAAGCAGGGGTCCGGCAGGGGCTCTTGTTTCAAGTGTCCCTCACTGCGCCTTTAAGACGGAGTCTTgctaaaatgaatgaaaatcctTGTGAATTCGTCCTGGCAGCGCACAGGTGAATATTCCCCCCCAGCTggtgctctctgtgtgtgatgaagtGCTGCTGCGcttcctctcttgctctctctctctctctctctctctctgctccgacAACTAGTTCCTGTGAGTCTGAGCGCGCGGCGGTCcgactgtgtgtgactgactgggTGATGTCATCAGGCTGAGAGGCGTCATAGCCCCGCTTTTCCCAAAAAAACAATTAGTACCAGCTACAGCGGGAGGAGCCTCTGAGAACAACTTGTTGAAAGCGTTTCGCTTTAAGTAAGACAAGCTTGCACCTATCATCTAAAGAGCGCAGCAGGTTTCACTGTGACGGAAGATTTCTGTCATAAATAGAAAACACCAATGATTGAAAAGCATGATTCATGTCCAGGAAAATACCTGAATAACCTGATTAtattttcatcagctgagaAGTATGATCTCCGTGTAATCAGCAGCCAATATTACCTGCAAATTATCTTGATGAATTCGTTGCCATGgctaaaattaaacaaacagtaaTCTTGTAGCTCAATATCATCTAGAGAAAATCGGaattcaaccccccccccaaaaaacccaaacaacatAAAGTTACGACAAAATGTATCCAACTCCAGACAGTTTTGATGTAGTGAGGAGGTACGTGGAACCAGATGATTCTTACGCCCTCTGCTGTTTGTATCTGCACACAGAATTGAGATTAGCTCATATAAACTCCACCACAGCAGATGCCCAAATCAATAAACATTCATTAATGAACGGCAAAACAAATCCAGTGGCAGTCAGCAAAATCAAATCAAGAGGAAACAGCTCCTCATGTATCTATTTGCAGATTCCAGCAGACTCTCTGTtgatgagaatttttttttctttgcacagaATAACTTCCAATTCATTTTGCCCTATTTTCCTCTGAAGCTGGGTGCATACTAGCATGGCAAAGGCATTATCTGGTTTAGGTCTAATCCCTATACCCAAGTGTTTTACAGCCAATGTAATTACATCTCCATAAGTCCCACAGTTTAAACTGTGCTGCTCGATTCCTTCCGTTCTGTTCCATTTCCAAATTCTCTTACAGTGTCACCCCCTTATTTTTAGATTGTATTTCTGAGGTGCCAATTCTGAAGTCACCAATAATGATCAGAGGTCAAACAATGTTCTGCacaccagaaaaaaataaattaacaattgAAATATGTCTTCAGTGAGACAGCAGGAATTTCATTGTCTTTCCACTTTCTGCCCACTGTGAATCCAGAGAATATGAAAGCATCTGCCGTGCAAACAAAGCAGCTGTGGGTTTTCAAATGCCATGAGTACTTTGCATTGcagtattttaatttgaagccATCTTGAGGCCCTGTAGCTGAATGTATGAGTCTGAGAAAGTGTGCAGGGACCACCCATATAAACCCAGCCAAACTGCTAAAGTGTACGCATTCAGGTAGAAATGTGGAGCTTTAAAGGAAGTGGCCCCCAAATAGAGGATTTCATTCCTTTTCCTTCGCATACTCACATCCATTTTTCATGACCATACTAAATCGACCTTCACATCTTCCACTTTCCAGCTACCACCCATTTTACTTATACAGTACctcacctcttttctttctcaccaTCTCACACCCCTTACACCTTCCCTTCATTTACACTTCACTTTCCTCCCTTTCCTCATTTctctatccctccctccctctctgcctcttcccgTGTCATTCGATTTTCTTTGTCCACTCGTCCTTCACTCCTTACTGCTATTCATCCCGTCCTCCATCCTCGTGCTCTCCGGGGGTCTGTGGCAGCGATAATGAAGCACATAGTTAACAGATATTAGCTCATTGGCAGTGGATTCATTAGACAGAGCCAAGGCTTATGGTGATTATTTACCCATAGAGGAGGGGCCACAGGATCAGCACCACGCTCTGTGTCACCAGCCACAGGCTTCTTTGAAGTCACACTGTTTTCCCCTGCAACACTCTCTCacacttctcctctcttccccgTGTTTTCGCATTCTGTCTGAGCACCTCTCCCTCCACATTTCTCCATCTTGCTGCTCTCcgttttcttctctccttccttgtCATTAGACACCCACAATACATATCTgctttctctccctcgctctctctctctccctctctctctctctctctctctctctctctttcgctgtCTCTCTTCACCGCCCCCATTCACCCAATGGTAATTATGGAAAAATCTGTAATAGTGCTCAGAGGAGCTGATAATACCTTTAGCTTAATTAAAGACATTTATGGGATGTAAAGACAAGTAGCCTAGGGGTTACTGTGCACCCACACTAACCCAAACTCTTTATTTCTCGCTTTTTCATCTCCCTCAATCCCTGGCTTTCTGCTGTTCTTATCGTTTTCtctatttcacacacacacattgtgataCACACACGAGTACATGCTCAATCCTATTGTCAGAATGAATGTTAGGGTCAGAAGTTCTGTAACTAATTGCGCAGAAGTTAAGCTGTAAAACATCGTAGGTTAAATTTATGGTTTGAGGCTTAATGCCAGTATATGTAGTTTATCagtctcatacacacacacatgacaacaaAACAGGCAGTCTCTTCCTGCTGATTATCCTGGTGTTGTTCGTGCCACATCCTGTTGGGCTGGAAGATGTGCAGTGAACTTGTTAACATGTCAGTCAGGGACACCAATAATATTGCAGGAAAGCGAGAAATACTTGGTGTTCTGGAGCTTACTTAGAAAGGTCACAGTGTTGGAGAGACAGCTGGTGCAGTGACAGTGTTTTGCCTCTTTGATTTAAACGTGTGATGGAGTCTGCGTTTCTCACCTTTattcttctgtctttatttgcGGTATATTCCTCTCACATTGGCTTCACAGGTATGAAATGCTTTCTGTGATTTtaagaaacatatttttactCCAACTTCCTGGTAAGGTGGGGGCCAACATTTCCCAGATGTGAATGTTGCTTTTagactgcaaaaaaaacccaatgaTGAGTCATCCATGAACAGAGTTCCTCTTTATCAAAAAGTTCAGTTACGTTGCATCAAGTTAAGGGgaaggtttgtttttctctcgGTTTTAACTATTCCTCCCCTTTCCTGAAGAAATTTCAAAGATAAAATTCACAGTACttctgtgtaaaaatgcatttaaagctaATATGTTCCCAAATAAAGTTACAgcctttttccctctttttgtcTCCATTAAGTGAAACTCACCAAGGAAATGCTGtccagagaaagaaagaaggaattTGGCACAAAAAAGACTTGACTATAAATTGACTCAGAATGCTAAAGCCACATATTAGCTTCAGCTGAACTCTGGAAGACATTTTTTGCATATAAATAGGGCTGTGGATTTTGTCTCACATCATTTACACTGAAATTCTTTAAAGAAAGGGATCTGTTTGTGGCCAGTGCAACCAGGAAGCACAGTTACAATGACGGGAAGTCTTTCAATATAGATGCGATTATTGTTTTAAGATTTGAAAGCATGAAACTATACTTAACCCATAACTGTTGGACAGGATAGAAAGAACACATCACcactatcatttatttttaaggaATTCTTAAAGACTAACCTGATTGAATTACTATTTATAATTCTTAactttttgttctctctccctcagaaTGGGATGATGTTGTGGTGGCTAGAGAGGGCATGCCCACCACTTTGGTGTGTACtgatagtacagtaaggaatgCTGTGACCATAAACTGGAAGGTAAAGTCACATGGTGCACATGAATGGAAACTGGTTCTCTCAGCTAACGCAATGATGAATCTATCCGGTAATGCCTCGAAAGAGTCCATGCGACTGAAAGACTCTAACTTTCAAGACACCGGGGTTTTCTCTCTGGTTCTTTCTCCCAAAATGGAGGACAGTGGCCTGTACATATGCATGATAAAGCAACAAGAGATACAGAAGCAGAGGATTATCCTCTTAGCCACCCTTACAGGTAGGAAAAGCAGGTCTTCCATCTTGgtaatcaattaatcttttgagtcattttttctccaatgtgagaatttgctgcttttctccatTTCATATCTTGGTATTAAAAGATTGAAGTACTTCTTTGACCACTGATTTCCCGTGTCCTCCCTCATCTCCAGTCATGGTCATCCCTGCGCCAACCATTCCTAAGCACAGCACCCTGCGGCTGATTGCTAGAGTTAACCCTGACTTTGCCGTCACCAAAATCACCTGGGTGTCGCCCAATGGCATTTTCATGAAGAGCGAGACAGTGCCAAAGACCGGCACAGTGGCTAAACTGCCACGGGTCACTAACAGCGCGGCCTATATCTGTATGGTTCACCCTTTgggtaacagcagcagcagcagcagcagtttttccCCCTTCAATGTCAACGTGAATGTTGATGGTGAGACTGACATGAAGAAGACAGACGTAGAAACGTTGAAGAATAGAACACATTGGTTGTTAGTTTTTGTTGATGGTGTGAATGGGCATCGGTGCAAGAAACTCCAGCAACAGCATTATTTATTGAAGCGTCCTATAGCCACAGTTCTTCAAAGTATTTACTTTTCATAGACCAGTTTCAAGATTCAAAAGTCTACTGTAGATCTGCACTAAAATTCAGCCAGTCCTCCTGTGAATATTATAGTTGATACATTTatgtattattcattatttgctctttgcttttttcacatttttttgcttcccttctctctgcagctgacaaagaggcctcattcaccaatatAACACGCGGTGAGTGACTTTGTAACACAAGGAGTCTCAAAGTCCTTCGTCAGCAGCTTGCTAATCAGCCAGAGCAGAATGCAAGACCAAGTGAAGAAGTGACTCTCAGCATATAAGGACGTAATCCCCATTGTTGTAGGAATTTTTCCCCTATCTCCATTTCCCCTACTCGATTATTATTCTGTTTACGCTCTGTTTTCACCTCACTTTTCATTCACCATCTTTTTATTCTGAATTCCCTGTCATTATGTCTTCTTGCGCTGTTGTGTCTTTATATCAGTCTCTGCGTGCTGTCTTCCTCACTTATGCTCTGTTTTATCTGTTCCATCATTCTGGTTTAtcttccctcttccctcctcagCTATGATCCATACCGCCACACAGGCTCAGACGTCCTTCACCCTGACCTGTCCTGGGGTCCGTGGGGACTATGTCCGGCTGCACTGGCAACCCCCAGACGCCAAGAAAAA containing:
- the g6fl gene encoding g6f-like — encoded protein: MESAFLTFILLSLFAVYSSHIGFTEWDDVVVAREGMPTTLVCTDSTVRNAVTINWKVKSHGAHEWKLVLSANAMMNLSGNASKESMRLKDSNFQDTGVFSLVLSPKMEDSGLYICMIKQQEIQKQRIILLATLTVMVIPAPTIPKHSTLRLIARVNPDFAVTKITWVSPNGIFMKSETVPKTGTVAKLPRVTNSAAYICMVHPLGNSSSSSSSFSPFNVNVNVDADKEASFTNITRAMIHTATQAQTSFTLTCPGVRGDYVRLHWQPPDAKKKNMKIVYEYDRWRSSTILTDQSKRLTLAGPPYNAEAGNFSFLLIPGIKDGGLYVCEVFLNDNAFSQRTLLSVMKVKTKRSPSKLELGCQYSEQSHIQSAKWKLQNKSRQLRMTSNGPGTITTSVPLPITPDTAGNYTCTLKLKTGQTIWATQAVTLPPKEIVSVPTPPMLPSLSALLLLVPLVAAAVGVLLWRQKHISDRGIEQSLSVHSGETENIYENPEDFRQAPPQGSVYMDLKPRGEDDVYTELERYELCQS